The Streptomyces sp. NBC_01317 genomic interval TCACGAAGTCGAGTGCCTCTTCGGCGGTACGGAGGGCGGGCGCGAAGCCGCCCTCGTCGCCGACGCCCGTGGAGTGCCCGGCGGCCAGCAGGTCGCGGCGCAGGGTGTGGAAGACCTCGCTGCCCATGCGGACGGCTTCGGCGAAGGTGTCCGCGCCCACGGGCACGATCATGAACTCCTGGAAATCCAGCGGATTGTCGGCGTGGGCGCCGCCGTTGACGATGTTCATCATCGGCAGCGGCAGGAGATGGGCGCCGGCGCCGCCGAGGTAGCGGTAGAGGGGTTGGCGGTGGGCCGCCGCGGCGGCCTTGGCGGTGGCGAGGGAGACGCCGAGGATCGCGTTGGCGCCGAGCCGGGACTTCGTGGCGGTGCCGTCGAGGGCGATCAGCGCGGCGTCGAGACCCGCCTGGTCCGCCGCCTCCCGGCCGCGTACGGCCGCCGCGATCTCCCCGTTGACGTGGGCCACCGCGCGGTCGACGCCCTTGCCGTGCCAGCGCGCGGGGTCTCCGTCGCGCAGTTCCACGGCCTCCCGGGCGCCGGTGGAGGTGCCGGAGGGGACAGCCGCGCGTCCCGGGGAACCGTCCGCCAGGACGACGTCGACCTCGACCGTGGGGTTGCCCCGGCTGTCGATGATCCGGCGGGCGGTGACGGTGTGGATGGGGGTGCCGACGGTTCCGGTGGCGGCGTTGACGGTGGCGGCTGCCTTCGCGGACATGGGAGTCCCTTCCCGTTGTCGTGTGTGCCGTGGCCCCGGCTGCGACGACGCTGGCGCTGGGCCCGACGACAGAAACCGTACAGCAATGCTGGTCAGTTCTGCTGCTCAGTTCAGCTGTTCAGTGTGGCTGTTCAGCGCCGCTGTGTAGTGTTACTGTGCAGGTCAGGTGCGCAGCAATGCTGGTGAACGCGGTAAAGTGCCCTATGCCCACCTCGGACGCCGCCGCCATCGCCGCCGAACTGCGCACCGCGATGGGCAAGTTGACCCGGCGCGTCAAACACGAGGACCACATCCCGCTCGGCCAGGTCGCCGTGCTCGGCGCGCTCGACCGCAGTGGCGCCATGACCACCAGCGATCTCGCCGCCGATCAGCGCGTACGCCCCCAGTCGATGGCCCGGGCGGTGGGACTGCTCATGGACCAGCACCTGATCACGCGCCGTGCTCACCCCACGGACGGCCGCAAGTCGCTGGTCGAGCTGTCGGACGCGGGCCGCGCCGCCCTGGAGGCGGAGCGTGGCCGCAGGGCCGGCTGGCTCGCGCAGGCCATCGAGTCCGAACTCACCGATGAGGAGCGGGTGTTGCTGGCGCGGAGCGCCGCCCTGCTGGAGCGGCTCGCCGCGCGTTAGCAGTCCTCATCCGTCCTCATTCCGTCCTCAGCCGGGAGGACCCCGAGTGTGGTTCCGGCAGTGCGGTACAGGAAGCCCTCCGCCCGGGACCAGGACCAGCCGGACTCGGTGACCAGGGTGCGCCAGCTCGTCGGGCCGAACCAGAACCACAACATGTCCGCGATCTCCTCGCGCGGTGTGTCCCGGACGGCGGGGGACAGCTCGCGCAGGTGCTGGGCCGCCTCGTCGAGCGCCTGGCGGTAGGCGGCGGTGGCCCGTGCCCAGAGGGCCTCGCTGTCCTCGTGGACCGGGAGCGCGCCTCTGACGGCCTCCAGGACCTCGAACTGGCCCTCGTTGCCGGTACGGGTCCCGTGGGCCAGTGCCTTCAGTACGGCCTCCGGGGTCGTCGCCGCGAGGAGGTGCGCCACGGTCGCCTCGTAGCCGGAGTCCGTGACCGCCTTGTCCACGATCTGGTCCAGGGCGCTCGACTTGCTCCCGACGCTCGCGAAGACGGTCTTGGAGGCGACGCCGGCCGCCTGGGCGATGTCGGCGACGGTGACGCGTCCGTACCCCCGCTGAGCGAACAGTTCCACCGCCTGCCGGAGGATTCGCTCGCGCGTCTCGGCCGCGGCTTTCTTCCGGAGCGGGGAGCTGTACAGGCGCTTGTCGGTCATGACGTCATGCTATCGCTGGCCTATTCATTAGATGGCTTGTAACCTGAATTTAGGCCTATCGAGCAAACAGCAAGAGACAGGTGGCACCTCGGATGAACGCCGACGAACTGGCCCACGGGCTCTTCCGGATCCTGGAGACCGGGGACCCGTCCCTGGCCGCCTCCGTCGTCGCCGACGACAACTACAACCGCGAGGCGGCCGTCGCCCCCTCCGCCTGCGCGATCCCCGGCCCGGCGGGGACCCTCGCGTCGAGTGCCTGGATGCGCTTCGCGTTCAGCGAGCTGCGCTTCCCCGTCCTGGGGGTCGCCGAGAGCGACGGCCAGGTGTGGGTCAGGCTGCGCATGCAGGGGCGCCACACAGGTCCGTTCGTACGGTTCCGGGACGGCGCGCTCGACCAGGCCGTCCCTCCCACCGGGCGGCAGATCGATTTCGAGCAGGTGCACGTGCTCGGCGTCCGTGACGGCAAGGTCGTCAGCCACGAGGCCGTACGGGACGACGTCACCATGCTCGGTCAGCTCGGTGTGTTCCCGCCGAGCCCCGCCGTGGGGCTGCGCATGGTCGCCTGGCGCCTTTCCGGGCGGGCGACGCGCGCCGCGGCCGCGGTCTCCCAACAGGCAGACCGGGCCGCGGAGGCGTTCCGTTCGGGGGCCGTGACGTCGTGACGACCCACCCGTGAGGGACGAATCAGCGAGTGGGTGCGGGTGCGGGTACGGGTACGGCCTCGACCCGCACCGGTCGGTCCGACCGGACCGCCTCGCGCCCCCGGCTCGTCCCCAGCAGCGTCGCAGCCAGGACGAGCTGCACCGCCAGGACCAGCGCCTGCGTCACCGGTGACTCGACCGTCAGCACCGCCATCGTCGCGTTGAACCCGAGGTGGACCGCGACGGACGCGACGACTCCGGCACGTTCGTACGCGTAACCGGTCAGCAGCGCCACCGGGACGACGCTCAGCGAGAACATCAGGCCGCTCCAGCTGAAGAGCCCCAACTCGGCCTGCACCGTGCCGTCGACGAAGAACAGCGGCAGGTGCCACACCGCCCACACCGCGCCCAGCAGAACACCGGCCCGGACCCGGCTCATCGACGCGCGCAGCCGCGGGTACGCCGTACCGCGCCAGCCCGGCTCCTCGGCCAGCGGCCCCGCGATCAGCATGCTGACGAAGAACGGAACCACTCCGCCCACCGTCGAGATCAGCTCCCTGCCCTCGGTCAGGCTCACCCCGGGACCGCCCACCAGGTCCGCGAGCAGCGCGCCCACCACGACGCTCGCCGACGCCAGCACCAGCAGGGGCAGCGCCAGGAACACCCGTACCCCCTGCCGGTACGGCACCGCACGCGCGGGCACGGGCTCCCGGCGGCGGGCCCGCCGCGCCCGGACCGCGAGCGCGCCGAACACCGGGCCGAAGCCGCCGAGCAGGTACGGAACGGCGGTGGGGGAGCTGGTCGGTGATCCGCCGAGCGCGATCGCGAGCAGCCAGAAGGCCCAGGTCGTGGTGAAGGTGACCGTGAAGAAGAGCGGGAGGCCACGTCCCCGCAGCCCCTCGCCACTCTTGGTGGTTCCGGTCCCGCTCGTCCGCTGGAACATGTCCGTCGCCCCTTCTCCCACGGCGCTCCCTGCACCATGTCCATGACGCTACGGATGGGGAGAGCCGCGCACACTGGGCGTACGGCCCGGCTCGGAGGTGGTGCTGGGTGCACCCCCGCGAGTTGCCGGTGTGTTCCCGCGGCGTGAGCATGGTGAGTGGGGGCGTGTGCCGTGGGCGGGGTGGTGCCTGATCTTTTCAGCTTGGCTCTGAGGGAAATTCGATGACAGATTATGTGCGCATCGCGCAGTCCATAACGATTGACGCGTCACAGGAGCGCGTCTTCCAGTTCGTGAGCGACTTTCGCAACGACCGGCAGTGGCGGCCCGAGATCAGGCGGGTGGAGCTGCGCGGACCGTTGATGATCGGTACCCAACTGGTCCAGGAAGCAAGGCTGTTGGGCTTCTTCTCCCTCTCGGTGCTCACCGAGGTGGTCGAGCTGGAACCGGGCCGGCGGCTTGTCACCCGTACCCCTCCCGAATACGACGCGCACATCTTCAACGTCCGGGCCGTGGAGGTGCTTTCGGTCGACGTCGTCAGGTTTGTGTACGAACTCAGCTTCGACAAGGCCGCCGTGAAGAAGGCGCTTCGGTTCACCGTGCCGGCGGGGGTGGTCTCGACTTTTTACGGGGCGGCGGTCCGCCGCTATCTCGGGACCGTCAAGCACCTCGTCGAGGAGAGCTGAGGCGGGCGGCCGAGGCCACCGTCGCGCGCGCTTCCTGTTCCATCAGGCCGGTACGTACCGCCGCCTCGATCAGTGTCTCCGCCAGCGCCTCCCCGAAGCCGTGTTCGTACGCCCGGCACGCGGCCCAGAACAGGCGGGTGTTGCGCTGGCCCTCGTGCGCCGCCAGGACGAACTGCACCAGCCCGTGGCCCTGGGCCGGCCGGTCGGTGGCGGGGGAACGGCGGTCGGCCGTCTGGTCCGGGTCGCCTGAACGATGACCGGTCCGGTACGTCTCCGCCCGGTGCGGGCGGGGCGGCGTCGGCGGCGTGAGCAGGCGCAGCAGGGCGCGCGGGCACGGCGCGGGTGAGAGGCCGGCCGAACCGGGGACCAGCCGGTACGCGCCCCGGGCGCTGACCGAGCCGGGGCCCATGAGGTAGCCGCCGGCTCCCCGTACGTCGATGCCGGGGGCGAGGCGTCCTGCGGAGTTGGGGACGGTGACGTCCGGCGGGCCCGACAGCCAGATGTGGCGGCCCCCGCTGGGGGTCAGCACCGTGACCGTCTCCGGGAGCGTGAACAGGTGCTGGAGGGCGATCTGTTGGAGCGCGGCCACCGAGGCCGGGGTGGCTTCGATGTACGGAGGCGTTCCGGAGGCCGTACCGGGAGACGGGGCCGTGCCGGGAGATGGGGCCGTACCGGGAGACAGGGCCGTACCCGGAGATACGGCCCCCACCGGCGTGACGTCCAGGTCGATGCCGATCAGGTGGTGCGGGGCCCGGCCGCACGCGATGCCGTACCCCGTGGCCCACGGCGCCGCCGCGAACAGGGCCCGTACGGCGGCGGGGTCGGTGGTCGCGTCGTGCACGCCGTGGCCCGGGCGCCCGCACTCGCCGCGGCAGAGGCCCGGCTCGGGCTCGCCCCGGTGCGGTGAGGGCAGCGCGGGGAGCTTGGTGGGGGACAGGGGGATGACGGGGAGCCCGCGCTCGGCGGCGGACAGCGCGTGGGCGAGAGCCGGGGTGGCGGTGTGCCGGGCGGTGGTGGCCATGATTCTATGTTCGTACAGTTGTTCGAAGAAAGGAAGAGGGGGCCGGAGCGAGGGTGTCCGGGACGTGAAAGTTCGGGTGCGTACGGACGCCTGCCGTAACGCTTCGCCTCTTGCGGCGCCTGGGTTCGGCGGCCCGTCTGGGGGTGATGTACGGCTTTGGGGGCGCAAAGCATGTTTATCGACTTGTCCTCACGCTTGCGAGGGAATGGGGTTCTCCGGGCTGGTTCGCAGGGGATTCGGTGGGCGATCCTGAGTTCGCGACGTCGTCACCACGACCCGGGCGGTCGGCCAACTGCCCTGGGACAAGCCGTACTTCTCGTTCCTGGAGGAACTGACATGGCAAGCTTCCGTACCGTTCGCGTCATCGCCGCTGTCGCCGCACTCCCCCTCGCCGCCGCGCTCTTCACCGGGGTGGCCGAGGCCGACAACGGTGGATTCGCGAACGACGGATCGAACGCGGTTGTGTCCACGATCAGCGGCAGCGGCGTGGGTGGGAACAACTACGGCAATTCGACCACCACCCAGCAGGTGGCCAACGGAGCGGGCGCGTCCAACCAGAACAACACCGCCAGTGTGGTCGGCTCCGCCTTCACGGCGATCGACCAGTCCAACGAGAACATCTCGGTGTCCTTCACGAACCTCTGGTGACACGCGGCCCGACGGGGGGTGTGTGATCAAGGGGTGATACGAATTCCTGCGCGGCGGTGGTCCGGTCTTCCGGCCCCGTCGCGCAGGGCTTCGTCGTCACCCCGGCGGGCATCCCGGGTGGCATCCCGGCCCTCACCCCGGCTCGTATAGTGCCCGCCCGGACCCCGCCCGCCCGGCGCCTACCCTGACGGGCCACGTCACCTGTTCTCCACCTTCAGGAGGTGGAGCGGGCACCACCCCTACACCCTGAGGCGGAGACAGCTTCGGGACCTGGGGCCGATCCCCCGGCGAAGCCCCGCTCCTAGCGTGGAGCCATGACCACGCCTGTCTGCACAAACGCCTCCACAGCCGTCAAAACGACCGCCTTTCCGCCCCACTCCGCGCACACAGCGCACCCACCCCACTCCACGCACCCGGCGCACACCCCCCGCCCCGCGCACCCGGCCCGTTCGACCTACGCGCCGTACGCCTCGTTCTCGTCGTACGTACGCGCACGGGGCCCCGTCCTGCTCCGTACGGCACGCTCGCTCACCGCCAACCCGAGCGACGCGGAGGACCTGCTCCAGACAGCGCTCACCAAGACCTACGTCGCCTGGGACCGCATCGAGGACCACCGCGCCCTCGACGGATACGTACGCCGCGCCCTGCTCAACACCCGTACGTCACAGTGGCGCAAGCGCAAGGTCGACGAGTTCGCCTGCGACGAACTGCCCGAGCCGGTGGGGCTGCCCGAGCCCGATCCGGCCGAACAGCAGGCGGTGCACGACGCGATGTGGCGGGCGGTGATGAGACTGCCCGACCGCCAGCGGGCGATGGTGGTGCTGCGGTACTACGAAGACCTCAGCGAGGTGCAGACCGCCGAGGTGCTGGGCGTCTCGGTCGGTACGGTCAAGAGCGCGGTCTCGCGGGCGCTGGGAAAGCTCCGG includes:
- a CDS encoding TetR/AcrR family transcriptional regulator, whose translation is MTDKRLYSSPLRKKAAAETRERILRQAVELFAQRGYGRVTVADIAQAAGVASKTVFASVGSKSSALDQIVDKAVTDSGYEATVAHLLAATTPEAVLKALAHGTRTGNEGQFEVLEAVRGALPVHEDSEALWARATAAYRQALDEAAQHLRELSPAVRDTPREEIADMLWFWFGPTSWRTLVTESGWSWSRAEGFLYRTAGTTLGVLPAEDGMRTDEDC
- a CDS encoding SigE family RNA polymerase sigma factor — its product is MTTPVCTNASTAVKTTAFPPHSAHTAHPPHSTHPAHTPRPAHPARSTYAPYASFSSYVRARGPVLLRTARSLTANPSDAEDLLQTALTKTYVAWDRIEDHRALDGYVRRALLNTRTSQWRKRKVDEFACDELPEPVGLPEPDPAEQQAVHDAMWRAVMRLPDRQRAMVVLRYYEDLSEVQTAEVLGVSVGTVKSAVSRALGKLREDPELSPVR
- a CDS encoding CPBP family intramembrane glutamic endopeptidase translates to MFQRTSGTGTTKSGEGLRGRGLPLFFTVTFTTTWAFWLLAIALGGSPTSSPTAVPYLLGGFGPVFGALAVRARRARRREPVPARAVPYRQGVRVFLALPLLVLASASVVVGALLADLVGGPGVSLTEGRELISTVGGVVPFFVSMLIAGPLAEEPGWRGTAYPRLRASMSRVRAGVLLGAVWAVWHLPLFFVDGTVQAELGLFSWSGLMFSLSVVPVALLTGYAYERAGVVASVAVHLGFNATMAVLTVESPVTQALVLAVQLVLAATLLGTSRGREAVRSDRPVRVEAVPVPAPAPTR
- the eno gene encoding phosphopyruvate hydratase; this encodes MSAKAAATVNAATGTVGTPIHTVTARRIIDSRGNPTVEVDVVLADGSPGRAAVPSGTSTGAREAVELRDGDPARWHGKGVDRAVAHVNGEIAAAVRGREAADQAGLDAALIALDGTATKSRLGANAILGVSLATAKAAAAAHRQPLYRYLGGAGAHLLPLPMMNIVNGGAHADNPLDFQEFMIVPVGADTFAEAVRMGSEVFHTLRRDLLAAGHSTGVGDEGGFAPALRTAEEALDFVTAAVERAGYRPGTDIGLVMDPASSEFFHDGVYDYAGEGVRRTPSENADYLAGLIDAYPVVSIEDPMAEDDLDGWRELTARVGDRCQLTGDDVFCTDETLLREGIRTGVGNSVLVKVNQVGTLTEALATVATAHRAGWTAVMSHRSGETEDTTIADLAVATGCGQIKTGSLSRSDRTAKYNQLIRIEEELGDAARFAGGSALRRA
- a CDS encoding ester cyclase, which codes for MNADELAHGLFRILETGDPSLAASVVADDNYNREAAVAPSACAIPGPAGTLASSAWMRFAFSELRFPVLGVAESDGQVWVRLRMQGRHTGPFVRFRDGALDQAVPPTGRQIDFEQVHVLGVRDGKVVSHEAVRDDVTMLGQLGVFPPSPAVGLRMVAWRLSGRATRAAAAVSQQADRAAEAFRSGAVTS
- a CDS encoding bifunctional DNA primase/polymerase, with the protein product MATTARHTATPALAHALSAAERGLPVIPLSPTKLPALPSPHRGEPEPGLCRGECGRPGHGVHDATTDPAAVRALFAAAPWATGYGIACGRAPHHLIGIDLDVTPVGAVSPGTALSPGTAPSPGTAPSPGTASGTPPYIEATPASVAALQQIALQHLFTLPETVTVLTPSGGRHIWLSGPPDVTVPNSAGRLAPGIDVRGAGGYLMGPGSVSARGAYRLVPGSAGLSPAPCPRALLRLLTPPTPPRPHRAETYRTGHRSGDPDQTADRRSPATDRPAQGHGLVQFVLAAHEGQRNTRLFWAACRAYEHGFGEALAETLIEAAVRTGLMEQEARATVASAARLSSPRRGA
- a CDS encoding SRPBCC family protein, with protein sequence MTDYVRIAQSITIDASQERVFQFVSDFRNDRQWRPEIRRVELRGPLMIGTQLVQEARLLGFFSLSVLTEVVELEPGRRLVTRTPPEYDAHIFNVRAVEVLSVDVVRFVYELSFDKAAVKKALRFTVPAGVVSTFYGAAVRRYLGTVKHLVEES
- a CDS encoding MarR family winged helix-turn-helix transcriptional regulator — protein: MPTSDAAAIAAELRTAMGKLTRRVKHEDHIPLGQVAVLGALDRSGAMTTSDLAADQRVRPQSMARAVGLLMDQHLITRRAHPTDGRKSLVELSDAGRAALEAERGRRAGWLAQAIESELTDEERVLLARSAALLERLAAR